DNA sequence from the Rhodohalobacter barkolensis genome:
TTCTGCACGATGTGGAGGCTATTGAAAGAATGATGGAGCTGGGTCTTTTCGAGAAAGGGGTAGTTAGAATCGGTGCGGAACAAGAGTTCTGTCTGGTCGACAGTCATTTTAAACCCTCAAAAAATGCATCGAGTGTTCTCCAAATTATCAATGACGACCATTTTACTTCAGAACTTGCCAAGTACAATCTCGAAATCAACCTGGATCCTGTAGAAACCGGACCCGATTGTTTTGCAAAGGTGGAGATGCAGCTGAGGGTTCTTTTGGAACAAGCGGAAGATGCGGCTTCAAAACTGGACGAAAAGATTATTCTTACAGGTATTTTGCCATCGATCGATTTCAGGGCAGTTCAGATGGAATACCTTACGCCAAAGGAGAGATATAAAGCACTTGCGGATATTCTTTTTGAACTTCGGGGCGAAGAATTCGAGCTTTATATAGTCGGTGTGGATGAACTCATTCTCTCCCATAACAATATACTTTTTGAAGCCTGCAATACAAGTTTTCAGTGTCATTTACAGGTTGATCCAGGAAAATTCACGGATATGTACAATTGGGCTCAGATGATATCGGGTCCTGTTTTGTCGGTGGCGGCCAATTCACCACTGCTATTAGGTAAACAGCTTTGGGCAGAGACCAGAATTGCACTGTTCCAGCAAAGTATCGATACGCGCAGTAAGCTTTACAGTTTTCGTGAAAGAGAACAACGGGTAACCTTTGGTAACAGGTGGATTGAAGGTGTTGGCGATGTATTCAAAAATGATATCGCTCGTCATACACTTCTCTTTTCCACTCACATTGAAGAAGACTCCATGAGTATTCTGAATAATGGCGGAATTCCAAAACTTGAGGCACTGCAGCTGCACAACGGAACCATCTACAAATGGAACAGACCGTGTTACGGCATTACTAACGGGGTGCCGCATTTGCGAATAGAAAACCGGTATATTCCATCCGGACCTACAGAAACGGATGAAATGGCTAATCTTGCATTCTGGGTTGGATTAATGAGCAACATGCCTGAACATTTCGCAGGTAAATGGGAAGAGCATGCATTTGAGGATGCAAAAGAAAATTTTTACAAAGCGGCGATGTGGGGCATTCAAAGTGGTATGGTATGGGAAAATCGGCATCTTTCGGCAAAAAACCTGATACTTGATATACTGATTCCTGTAGCAC
Encoded proteins:
- a CDS encoding CBS domain-containing protein, translating into MGQQKLSIAKNPENRKHFLKHLLHDVEAIERMMELGLFEKGVVRIGAEQEFCLVDSHFKPSKNASSVLQIINDDHFTSELAKYNLEINLDPVETGPDCFAKVEMQLRVLLEQAEDAASKLDEKIILTGILPSIDFRAVQMEYLTPKERYKALADILFELRGEEFELYIVGVDELILSHNNILFEACNTSFQCHLQVDPGKFTDMYNWAQMISGPVLSVAANSPLLLGKQLWAETRIALFQQSIDTRSKLYSFREREQRVTFGNRWIEGVGDVFKNDIARHTLLFSTHIEEDSMSILNNGGIPKLEALQLHNGTIYKWNRPCYGITNGVPHLRIENRYIPSGPTETDEMANLAFWVGLMSNMPEHFAGKWEEHAFEDAKENFYKAAMWGIQSGMVWENRHLSAKNLILDILIPVAREGLQNLGVNEKDIERYLGVIKKKASNYLTGSRWTVNSYRKLKKKLGREEATIALTALMHERRKTGEPSCNWKIAYLEELGKINIRYDVVSNVMSTDLITVHENDLAELVLKVMEWRKIRHLPVESSKGELKGIITKNRLINYLSNKENDPLSIASDVMEINPVVISPNEDIKYAMLLMLDKKISCLPVVENNRLVGIITDKDTFEVWEKIKNTE